A segment of the Paraburkholderia fungorum genome:
CACCGTGCTTCACCACCCCATCCTTTCCATCGACGAGCGTTTCGCGCGCCTCGCGTAGCAACTTATCGTCTTTACACGCCGAACACCGTCCCGAGATCCTCTCCGGCGGCGCTTTTGCGCACCTGCTCGACCACCCGCCCCTCCAGCTCCGACAGATGCCCGCGCATGGCCGCTAACGCCGCGTGCAAATCGCCGGCGTCGAGCGCGTCGATGATTTGCGTGTGCTCGTCCGCGGAACACGTCGACCCTTTCGACGGATCGAATAACGCCTTATACAACTCCGTTTTCGCGACCAGTTGCCCGACCAGTCCGAGCAACTCGATGCCGCCCGCCAATTCCGTCAGTAGCACGTGAAACTGGCCGGCGAGGCGCACGGATTCCTCGATCGCTCCCGCGCGCAGCGCCTTTTCTTCGCTGCGGACATGCGCACGCAGGCGGCGCTTGTCCGCAGCACTCAAGCCGCCGCACAGTGACGCCACAATTCCCGCCTCGACAATCTGCCGCGCCCGATAAACCTGCCGGATGTCCTCCTCCGATGGCGACGGCACGAACGCGCCGCGATTGGCCGCGAGCACCAGCTTGCCCTCGAAGCCCAGCCGCGCCAGTACCTTGCGCAACGCGCCGCGCGTGCAGCCGAACGCCGCCGCGAGATCCCGCTCGACCAGTTGTGCGCCCGGCCGCAGTCGGCCCTGCAGCAACGCCGCGGTGATCGACGTGTAAATGCGCTCTTCGACGCTGATCGGGTCGTCCTCGATTGCAGCGGGAGTGGGCGTTTCAGTGTCGATGGGCGGGAGGCGCCGCGTACGTGTGGGCATGGATTCAGGGAGCGGAAACAGAGCGGGATCGGCGAGCATTCTAGCGGCCGACGATGGACGACGCCATCGGCTTACGCCGGAAGCTATACCGGACATTGGTAAAATGGTTAACCATTACAGGTTATTATGGTTGACCAAAATAACTGCGCCCAAGGGTTTTTTGATGCCCCGATACGGCGGGGATGTGCTGCAAACCATGAGCCATCCAGAGCGACGCCGATTCGAGGACAAGTCCGCATCCCACACGCTCAGGCCTTGATAAGGCCCACGTTTTCTGTCAACTCAAAGGTCTATCCGTGAATTCGCCTTCCCGCGCCACCTCCTCCCCTGTTCCCGCCGACAAAGCCGCCGCGCTGAACTGGCAGGACGTCGTCTGGCTGGGCGCAATCGTCGTGATCGGTATTAATCTGCGTCCGCTTCTGACGTCGATCAGCCCGCTGATGACTACCATCCGCGACGCCACTGGCCTCAGCTTTTATGGGGCGTCCCTGC
Coding sequences within it:
- a CDS encoding GntR family transcriptional regulator — protein: MPTRTRRLPPIDTETPTPAAIEDDPISVEERIYTSITAALLQGRLRPGAQLVERDLAAAFGCTRGALRKVLARLGFEGKLVLAANRGAFVPSPSEEDIRQVYRARQIVEAGIVASLCGGLSAADKRRLRAHVRSEEKALRAGAIEESVRLAGQFHVLLTELAGGIELLGLVGQLVAKTELYKALFDPSKGSTCSADEHTQIIDALDAGDLHAALAAMRGHLSELEGRVVEQVRKSAAGEDLGTVFGV